The stretch of DNA ATAATAGTCCACCAAGTGATTTAACTCTTGTAAGACCGTATAATGGTGAGCTTGGTAGGTATTATTTTTTAAGAAAGTATTTAAGTCTATTATGGTTGCATTTTGACTCCTTTTGTCTTCTACTTGTATTGTAATAAAGAAACCTCTTTTCTCTTCCTCTTCTACTTCTTTTATTTTTAGAATAGGAGCATATTGTTTTTGTCCCAAATAAAAGGGCTGCAACCAACTTTGGATTTGCTTGGCTATGCCATTACTCAAATCAGTTGGTTTTCCACTCAAAAAACAGTACTCAACGTTCTTGTCTAAGGTAGCAAATTCAGGGCTAAGCTCTGTTGCAGCTTGAATAAAATAACTAAGCCATAAATGACAGAGATTAAAAATCTGTTCCTGCGGTTCTAAACGTTTTAAGACTGGGCTTTCCAGCAGTAACAAATCAGAAGGACAGAGAAGGCTTAGTTCTTCAACTTGTTTTTTAATCAATGGATTAATAGCAGCAGCAGGAATCCATTGTATAAGATAGGCCGAAGCAGTAGCCACCAATCGAGGTAAAAAATTTTGAGTTTGCAACAGTTTAATGCAAAAACGATATACGGTATACAAAGCGATAAAAGCATCTGAATATTGTGGCAAATCTCCCGCTTCTATTGTTTCAAAAAGAATAACACAATTGGACAGTACTCGATCTGAAGCAAACAAGGGAATGTGTTTATCCTCATCTAATGCAAATAGATTGATTACTTGATTATTCGCATCAATAATTAATGCCAGATCTTTGGTTTGTTTTAACTGCTGATGCAAGGCACGAAACTGGTCTTTGTCGTAGTTTTGTTTTTGGTAAAAACGATACGCTTTTTTTGTTTTTTGTGCTAATACTCGCTTTAAATTTCCCTCATAAAATAGCGTTTGATGGGGCAACAATTGAAAATGCCTTTTCAATTGGTTCTCAAAATTAGAAAAATCAAGACCAGCAGCCCGTTTCATGTCATAGGGTTTAGCGCTAGAATGCTCCACGCCAAAACTAGCCAACGTATGTATATTTTGCCCCTCTACCGATTCTTTTTGCGGCTTATTTTCTATCCTTTGAAGAAGATTTAACCCCCGCAATTGAAATAAGCACAAAGGATCTCGATCCATGCGTTGTCCCAAGATCAGCAAAACAGCCACTAAATGTTTACAAGGTGTTTTTTTAGTAGAACAAGAGCAAGCCATCCCCCAATCTGCCCACTGATAAGACAGTATGTTCGTATCCATTTGTTCATCTACTGCTGCTAATTCTTCTTGCAATTTTTGTTGGAACAAAGCACTCATCCAATTGGGCTTATCTTTTAGAACCTTTAGCCATTTTTCTTGATCCTTGGAAGATAATGGGCGGAGTTTTAGCTGTTGTTGATACTGCTGTTTACCAAAGTCCAAAACGGTAGCTTCTACGACATACTGTTCATTAATTGTTAATTGGACGACCGCTCCGTTTTGAGCATATTTTTCCCCCTTTGCCAAACATTGTTTGTCATCCCACTCCAATAAAGGCTGCAACCATCGCCTTCCCCACCAAGTTTTCCCATAAACAGTTTCTATCATCATAGTGCAAATATAAGACATTTTTAAATCTTGGTTTAGACCAACATTTATCATTTTTAAATCGACGACCTTTGACGTATTCATTTATTCATTTTCATTAAAACATTGTTCTATGTCACTTGCTGATACACTTAAACAACAGCCTTGGTTTGATACTAAAGAATACCCTTTCAAAAGTAATTATATAACCATCAATGGGAAAATGATGCATTATATTGATGAAGGAGAAGGGGACATCATACTTATGGTACATGGTACACCTGCTTGGTCATTTTTATATCGAAATCTAGTCAAAGAACTTTCCAAAACACATCGCTGTATTGTTCCTGATCATTTAGGGTTTGGATTGTCAGAAAAATCAAAAGAGATCAACTCTAGTGCTCCTCAATTGGCTGCCAACTTAGAAGTATTCATTAACCAATTGGGCTTAAAAAATATTCAATTAATGGTACACGATTTTGGTGGTCCAATTGGATTAGCCTATGCTATTAAACAGCCTCAAAATGTCCAAAAGATTGTGCTAATGAACACTTGGTTGTGGAAAACTAAAGATCAAACCGCTGCACAAAAAATTGATAAAATATTGCACAGTAGCTTTGGTAAATTTCTCTACCTTAGGCTAAATTTTTCTCCCAAATTTCTTATTCCTAAGTCCTTTTACAACAAAAAGAAACTACCCAAAAACATTCACAAACATTATACGCAAGTATTTCGCAATAAAAGTGAACGGCATGGGTTATTACAAATTGGACAGTCTATTGTGGGGGCTTCTGACTGGTACGAAATGCAATGGAAGCAAATTGATGCCATTCAAAACAAGCCATTTTTAGTGTTGTGGGGGACAAAAGATGATTTTATCCCTCCCTCCCATCTAGAAACTTGGAAAAAAACACTAAATAATGCTCAATTTATACCTTATGATTGTGGGCATTTTATACAAGAAGAAAAAGCCCAAGAAATATTGCCTCCGATAAAAGCTTTTTTTAGTATTTTTTCATAAAAAACAAAGCCCTCTACTACGCCAACAAGTATCAAATTCAAGGTTTAATACATTAAATTCATCAGAATAGAACAAAAAGATTTTATTTGTTGGCGTTTTCCTATACAATAACCTTAACTTACTAGCAATTACAAGTTTACTGATAGAATAATTGGGCCAATACTTCTACCTAATTTTCTAGTTCTTAGTAAAGTTCTCCTCCG from Aureispira anguillae encodes:
- a CDS encoding alpha/beta fold hydrolase; the encoded protein is MSLADTLKQQPWFDTKEYPFKSNYITINGKMMHYIDEGEGDIILMVHGTPAWSFLYRNLVKELSKTHRCIVPDHLGFGLSEKSKEINSSAPQLAANLEVFINQLGLKNIQLMVHDFGGPIGLAYAIKQPQNVQKIVLMNTWLWKTKDQTAAQKIDKILHSSFGKFLYLRLNFSPKFLIPKSFYNKKKLPKNIHKHYTQVFRNKSERHGLLQIGQSIVGASDWYEMQWKQIDAIQNKPFLVLWGTKDDFIPPSHLETWKKTLNNAQFIPYDCGHFIQEEKAQEILPPIKAFFSIFS